The following coding sequences are from one Streptomyces sp. NBC_01232 window:
- a CDS encoding ribbon-helix-helix domain-containing protein → MSRHVTIRLDEEFHERLKARAAALGTTVTALITEVTERELDEDRKNFLSGIEEFADHWSYFQERFGN, encoded by the coding sequence ATGTCGAGACACGTCACCATCCGCCTGGACGAAGAGTTCCACGAACGCCTGAAGGCACGTGCGGCGGCGCTGGGGACGACGGTCACCGCGCTGATCACCGAGGTCACCGAACGAGAACTCGACGAGGACCGGAAGAACTTCCTCTCCGGCATAGAGGAGTTCGCCGACCACTGGAGTTACTTCCAGGAGCGGTTCGGCAATTGA
- a CDS encoding M28 family metallopeptidase, whose product MSLSVSRRLAAVTAFAVAGLFASTAPAALAAPTAVNAAPTPPDIPLANVKAHLSQLSTIAANNGGNRAHGRAGYKASIDYVKAKLDAAGFTTTLQTFTSSGATGYNLIADWPGGDPNSVLMAGAHLDSVTSGAGINDNGSGSAAVLETALAVSRAGLQPTKHLRFGWWGAEELGLVGSKYYVNNLPTAERAKFAGYLNFDMIGSPNPGYFVYDDDPTIEQTFKNYYAGLGVPTEIETEGDGRSDHASFKNVGIPVGGLFTGASNTKSAAQAQKWGGTSGQAFDRCYHSSCDSTTNINDTALDRNSDAVAYAIWTLGAATPVPPGPSFENTADVSIPDSPAAAVTSSITASGVTGNAPATTKVDVNIVHTYRGDLVVDLLAPDGTVYNLHNRSGGSADNLVQTYTVNASSEVANGVWKLRVKDGAAQDVGYINSWKITF is encoded by the coding sequence ATGAGCCTGTCCGTCTCCCGGCGCCTTGCTGCCGTGACCGCGTTCGCGGTCGCCGGCCTGTTCGCCTCCACCGCCCCCGCCGCACTCGCCGCCCCCACGGCGGTCAACGCGGCGCCGACTCCGCCCGACATACCGCTGGCCAACGTCAAGGCCCACCTGTCGCAGCTCTCGACGATCGCCGCCAACAACGGCGGGAACCGCGCCCACGGCCGGGCCGGCTACAAGGCCTCGATCGACTACGTGAAGGCCAAGCTCGACGCGGCCGGCTTCACCACCACCCTGCAGACCTTCACCTCCAGCGGCGCCACCGGCTACAACCTGATCGCCGACTGGCCGGGCGGCGACCCGAACTCGGTCCTGATGGCCGGCGCACACCTGGACTCGGTGACCTCGGGCGCGGGCATCAACGACAACGGCTCCGGCAGCGCCGCCGTCCTGGAGACGGCCCTCGCCGTGTCCCGGGCCGGCCTGCAGCCCACCAAGCACCTGCGCTTCGGCTGGTGGGGGGCGGAGGAGCTGGGCCTGGTCGGCTCGAAGTACTACGTCAACAACCTGCCGACCGCCGAGCGCGCCAAGTTCGCCGGGTACCTGAACTTCGACATGATCGGTTCGCCGAACCCGGGCTACTTCGTCTACGACGACGACCCGACGATCGAGCAGACCTTCAAGAACTACTACGCGGGCCTCGGCGTCCCGACCGAGATCGAGACCGAGGGCGACGGCCGCTCCGACCACGCCTCCTTCAAGAACGTGGGCATCCCCGTCGGCGGCCTGTTCACCGGCGCCAGCAACACCAAGTCCGCCGCCCAGGCGCAGAAGTGGGGCGGCACCTCCGGTCAGGCCTTCGACCGCTGCTACCACTCCTCCTGCGACAGCACGACGAACATCAACGACACCGCCCTGGACCGCAACTCCGACGCCGTCGCCTACGCGATCTGGACGCTCGGGGCGGCCACCCCGGTCCCGCCCGGCCCGTCCTTCGAGAACACGGCGGACGTGAGCATCCCGGACTCCCCCGCGGCCGCGGTGACCTCGTCGATCACGGCCTCCGGTGTGACGGGCAACGCGCCCGCGACCACCAAGGTCGACGTGAACATCGTCCACACCTACCGCGGTGACCTGGTGGTCGACCTGCTCGCCCCCGACGGCACCGTCTACAACCTGCACAACCGCAGCGGCGGCAGCGCCGACAACCTCGTCCAGACGTACACCGTCAACGCCTCCAGCGAGGTGGCCAACGGGGTCTGGAAGCTCCGGGTCAAGGACGGGGCGGCGCAGGACGTCGGCTACATCAACAGCTGGAAGATCACCTTCTAG
- the rarD gene encoding EamA family transporter RarD: MKAENEQRTGLLYGFGAYGMWGLVPLFWPLLKPSGAVEILAHRMVWSLAVVGLALLALRRWGWIRELLRQPRKLGLTTLAASVITVNWGLYIWAVNNGHVVEASLGYFINPLVSIAIGVLVLGERLRRAQWVAVGLSFAAVLVLAIGYGRPPWISLILAFSFATYGLIKKKLNMGGLESLAAETAVLFLPALGYVLWLGVQGQSTFASHGVGHSLLLAATGLVTAVPLVFFGMAAIRVPLSTLGLLQYMAPVFQFGLGVLYFHEAMPPERWAGFSLVWAALAILTWDALRTARRSRIRLEAAPSVVAAPAREPA, encoded by the coding sequence GTGAAGGCAGAGAACGAGCAGCGCACGGGTTTGCTCTACGGATTCGGCGCGTACGGGATGTGGGGGCTGGTGCCCCTCTTCTGGCCGCTCCTGAAGCCCTCCGGCGCCGTCGAGATCCTCGCCCACCGCATGGTGTGGTCCCTGGCCGTGGTCGGTCTGGCGCTGCTCGCGCTGCGCCGCTGGGGCTGGATACGGGAGCTGCTGCGCCAGCCCCGCAAGCTCGGCCTGACCACCCTGGCCGCTTCGGTCATCACCGTGAACTGGGGCCTGTACATCTGGGCCGTGAACAACGGGCACGTGGTCGAGGCCAGCCTGGGCTACTTCATCAATCCGCTGGTCAGCATCGCGATCGGCGTCCTGGTGCTCGGTGAGCGGCTGCGCCGCGCGCAGTGGGTGGCGGTCGGCCTGAGCTTCGCCGCCGTACTGGTGCTCGCCATCGGCTACGGGCGGCCTCCGTGGATCTCGCTGATCCTGGCCTTCTCCTTCGCCACGTACGGGCTGATCAAGAAGAAGCTCAACATGGGCGGCCTGGAGTCGCTGGCCGCCGAGACCGCCGTCCTGTTCCTGCCCGCCCTCGGATACGTCCTGTGGCTCGGCGTGCAGGGCCAGTCCACCTTCGCCTCGCACGGCGTCGGCCACTCGCTGCTGCTGGCCGCGACGGGGCTGGTCACGGCTGTCCCGCTGGTGTTCTTCGGGATGGCCGCGATCCGGGTCCCGCTGTCCACGCTGGGGCTGCTGCAGTACATGGCTCCGGTGTTCCAGTTCGGGCTCGGCGTCCTGTACTTCCACGAGGCCATGCCGCCCGAGCGCTGGGCGGGCTTCTCCCTGGTGTGGGCCGCGCTCGCGATCCTCACCTGGGACGCGCTGCGTACGGCGCGGCGCTCCCGGATCAGGCTGGAGGCGGCGCCGTCCGTCGTGGCGGCACCGGCCCGCGAACCCGCGTAA
- a CDS encoding 2-oxoacid:ferredoxin oxidoreductase subunit beta has translation MTEVTEGERTLLSLVPKAESKQSMKDFKSDQEVRWCPGCGDYAVLAAVQGFMPELGLAKENIVFVSGIGCSSRFPYYMNTYGMHSIHGRAPSIATGLATSRRDLSVWVVTGDGDALSIGGNHLIHALRRNVNLKILLFNNRIYGLTKGQYSPTSEIGKITKSTPMGSLDAPFNPVSLAIGAEASFIARTVDSDRKHLTEVLRQAADHQGTALVEIYQNCNIFNDGAFEVLKDRDQALEAVIRLEHGRPIRFGADDSKGVVRDPATGDLRVVEVTAANEAQILVHDAKNASATTAFALSRLADPDTLHHTPIGVFRSAERPVYDTLMADQLDAAIDRSGKGDLGALLTGNDTWTVVG, from the coding sequence ATGACTGAGGTGACCGAAGGGGAGCGGACCCTGCTCTCGCTGGTACCGAAGGCCGAGAGCAAGCAGTCGATGAAGGACTTCAAGTCGGACCAGGAGGTCCGCTGGTGCCCCGGTTGCGGTGACTACGCGGTGCTGGCCGCCGTTCAGGGCTTCATGCCCGAACTGGGCCTCGCGAAGGAGAACATCGTCTTCGTCTCGGGCATCGGCTGCTCCTCCCGCTTCCCGTACTACATGAACACGTACGGGATGCACTCCATCCACGGCCGTGCCCCGTCCATCGCCACCGGCCTCGCCACCTCCCGCCGCGACCTGTCCGTCTGGGTCGTCACGGGCGACGGCGACGCGCTGTCCATCGGCGGCAACCACCTCATCCACGCGCTGCGCCGCAACGTCAACCTCAAAATCCTCCTCTTCAACAACCGGATCTACGGGCTGACCAAGGGCCAGTACTCCCCCACGTCCGAGATCGGCAAGATCACCAAGTCGACGCCGATGGGCTCGCTGGACGCGCCCTTCAACCCGGTGTCGCTGGCGATCGGCGCCGAGGCCTCCTTCATCGCCCGCACCGTCGACTCCGACCGCAAGCACCTCACCGAGGTCCTGCGCCAGGCCGCCGACCACCAGGGCACGGCGCTGGTGGAGATCTACCAGAACTGCAACATCTTCAACGACGGCGCCTTCGAGGTGCTCAAGGACAGGGACCAGGCCCTGGAGGCCGTGATCCGGCTGGAGCACGGCCGGCCGATCCGCTTCGGCGCGGACGACTCGAAGGGCGTCGTACGCGACCCCGCCACCGGCGACCTGCGGGTCGTCGAGGTGACCGCGGCCAATGAGGCGCAGATCCTGGTCCACGACGCGAAGAACGCCAGCGCCACCACCGCGTTCGCGCTCTCCCGCCTGGCCGACCCGGACACGCTGCACCACACCCCGATCGGGGTGTTCCGCAGCGCCGAGCGGCCCGTCTACGACACCCTCATGGCCGACCAGCTCGACGCGGCGATCGACCGCAGCGGCAAGGGCGACCTCGGGGCTCTGCTGACCGGCAACGACACCTGGACGGTCGTCGGCTAG
- a CDS encoding 2-oxoacid:acceptor oxidoreductase subunit alpha, giving the protein MTSQVSSPAEQADGAGGAVVGGQRTPESPGGKEVRRLDRVIIRFAGDSGDGMQLTGDRFTSETASFGNDLSTLPNFPAEIRAPAGTLPGVSSFQLHFADHDILTPGDAPNVLVAMNPAALKANIADVPRGAEIIINTDEFTKRPMAKVGYATSPLEDGSLDAYNLHPVPLTTLTVEALKDFGLSRKEAERSKNMFALGLLSWMYHRPTEGTEKFLRQKFAKKPEIAEANIVAFRAGWNFGETTEDFAVSYEVAPATRAFPTGTYRNISGNLALSYGLVAASQQADLPLYLGSYPITPASDILHELSKHKNFGVRTFQAEDEIAGIGAALGAAFGGALGVTTTSGPGVALKSEAIGLAVSLELPLLIVDIQRGGPSTGLPTKTEQADLLQAMYGRNGEAPVPIVAPRTPADCFDAALDAARIALTYRTPVFLLSDGYLANGSEPWRIPEVADLPDLKVKFATGANHTLADGTEVFWPYKRDPETLARPWAIPGTPGLEHRIGGIEKQDGSGNISYDPANHDLMVRTRQAKVDGIRVPDLDVDDPDGATTLVLGWGSTYGPITAAVRRLRNGGLPIAQAHLRHLNPFPRNLGEVLERYEKVVVPEMNLGQLATLIRAKYLVDAQSYNQVNGMPFKAEQLATVLKEAIDD; this is encoded by the coding sequence GTGACCAGCCAGGTCAGCAGCCCAGCCGAACAGGCCGACGGGGCCGGGGGTGCGGTCGTCGGTGGACAACGCACCCCGGAGAGCCCGGGCGGCAAGGAAGTACGCCGCCTCGATCGTGTGATCATCCGATTCGCGGGTGACTCCGGTGACGGTATGCAGCTCACCGGTGACCGGTTCACCTCGGAGACCGCGTCGTTCGGGAACGACCTGTCGACGCTGCCGAACTTCCCCGCCGAGATCCGCGCCCCCGCCGGAACCCTGCCGGGCGTCTCCTCCTTCCAGCTCCACTTCGCCGACCACGACATCCTCACCCCGGGCGACGCCCCGAACGTGCTGGTCGCGATGAATCCGGCGGCCCTCAAGGCCAACATCGCGGACGTACCGCGCGGCGCCGAGATCATCATCAACACGGATGAATTCACCAAGCGCCCGATGGCCAAGGTCGGCTACGCGACCTCGCCGCTCGAGGACGGCTCCCTCGACGCCTACAACCTGCACCCGGTACCGCTGACCACCCTGACGGTCGAGGCGCTGAAGGACTTCGGCCTCTCCCGCAAGGAGGCGGAGCGCAGCAAGAACATGTTCGCGCTGGGCCTGCTGTCGTGGATGTACCACCGGCCCACCGAGGGCACCGAGAAGTTCCTGCGGCAGAAGTTCGCTAAGAAGCCCGAGATCGCCGAGGCGAACATCGTCGCCTTCCGGGCCGGCTGGAACTTCGGGGAGACCACCGAGGACTTCGCGGTCTCCTACGAGGTCGCCCCCGCCACCCGCGCGTTCCCCACGGGCACCTACCGCAACATCTCCGGGAACCTGGCGCTCTCCTACGGTCTCGTGGCCGCGAGCCAGCAGGCCGATCTGCCCCTCTACCTGGGCTCCTACCCGATCACCCCGGCCTCGGACATCCTGCACGAGCTGTCGAAGCACAAGAACTTCGGCGTGCGGACCTTCCAGGCCGAGGACGAGATCGCCGGCATCGGCGCCGCGCTCGGCGCCGCCTTCGGCGGTGCCCTCGGGGTGACCACCACCTCCGGACCCGGTGTGGCGCTGAAGTCGGAGGCGATCGGCCTCGCGGTGTCGCTGGAGCTTCCGCTGCTGATCGTGGACATCCAGCGCGGCGGCCCCTCCACCGGACTGCCGACCAAGACGGAGCAGGCCGACCTCCTCCAGGCCATGTACGGTCGCAACGGCGAGGCCCCCGTCCCGATCGTGGCCCCCCGGACCCCCGCGGACTGCTTCGACGCCGCCCTCGACGCGGCCCGGATCGCACTCACCTACCGGACCCCGGTCTTCCTGCTGTCCGACGGATACCTCGCCAACGGCTCCGAGCCCTGGCGGATCCCGGAGGTCGCCGACCTGCCCGACCTGAAGGTCAAGTTCGCCACCGGCGCGAACCACACCCTCGCCGACGGCACCGAGGTGTTCTGGCCCTACAAGCGGGACCCGGAAACCCTCGCCCGGCCCTGGGCCATCCCGGGCACCCCCGGCCTCGAACACCGCATCGGCGGCATCGAGAAGCAGGACGGCAGCGGCAACATCTCCTACGACCCCGCCAACCACGACCTCATGGTCCGCACCCGCCAGGCCAAGGTGGACGGCATCCGGGTGCCCGACCTCGACGTCGACGACCCGGACGGGGCCACCACCCTGGTCCTGGGCTGGGGGTCCACCTACGGCCCCATCACCGCGGCGGTCCGCCGGCTGCGCAACGGCGGACTCCCCATCGCCCAGGCCCACCTGCGCCATCTCAACCCCTTCCCCAGGAATCTCGGCGAGGTCCTGGAGCGTTACGAGAAGGTAGTGGTGCCGGAAATGAACCTCGGGCAGCTCGCCACCCTGATCCGGGCGAAATACCTGGTCGACGCCCAGTCGTACAACCAGGTCAACGGAATGCCGTTCAAGGCCGAGCAGCTCGCCACGGTTCTCAAGGAGGCCATCGATGACTGA
- a CDS encoding response regulator transcription factor, with protein MRVVIAEDSVLLREGLTRLLTDRGHDVVAGVGDAEALIKTVAELAAEDALPDVVVADVRMPPTHTDEGVRAAVRLRRDHPGIGVLVLSQYVEEQYATELLAGSSTGVGYLLKDRVAEVREFLDAVVRVARGGTALDPEVVAQLLGRSRKQDVLAGLTPREREVLGLMAEGRTNSAVAKQLVVSDGAVEKHVSNIFMKLGLSPSDGDHRRVLAVLTYLKS; from the coding sequence GTGCGGGTGGTCATCGCCGAGGATTCAGTGCTGCTGCGCGAGGGCCTGACCCGGTTGCTGACCGACCGGGGGCATGACGTCGTGGCGGGCGTCGGGGACGCGGAAGCCCTGATCAAGACGGTGGCGGAGCTGGCGGCCGAGGACGCGCTGCCGGACGTGGTGGTGGCGGACGTGCGGATGCCGCCGACCCATACCGACGAGGGCGTGCGGGCCGCCGTACGGCTGCGCCGCGATCACCCCGGGATAGGCGTGCTGGTGCTGTCGCAGTACGTGGAGGAGCAGTACGCCACCGAGCTGCTGGCCGGATCCAGTACCGGAGTGGGGTACCTGCTCAAGGACCGGGTGGCCGAGGTGCGGGAGTTCCTGGACGCGGTGGTGCGGGTGGCCCGGGGCGGTACGGCCCTGGACCCCGAGGTCGTCGCCCAGCTGCTCGGCCGGAGCCGGAAGCAGGACGTGCTGGCGGGCCTGACGCCGCGCGAGCGCGAGGTGCTCGGGCTGATGGCCGAGGGCCGGACGAACTCCGCCGTGGCGAAACAGCTGGTGGTGAGCGACGGAGCGGTGGAGAAGCACGTCAGCAACATCTTCATGAAGCTGGGCCTCTCGCCGAGTGACGGGGATCACCGGCGAGTTCTGGCCGTTCTCACCTACCTGAAATCTTGA
- a CDS encoding sensor histidine kinase, which produces MDNGKGGVGAALRAPVSGRTWREFGYLLIGLPLSTLYFSLAITGVSLGAGLLVTFLGVPVLAGMLAMCRGFGRLERARVRALLGADIAEPAPIRARKAGPLAAMGALLKSGSAWRHAFYSVIHFPWAVFSFCLALTLWAAGWGYLLYPLWFWVFPAYTDQPGLQLFQNDDYSFYLDSPVEIALTCLIGLAVTLATPWVIRALTTVDRVMVGGLLGPSSLATRVSELESDRGVVVDTAAADLRRIERDLHDGAQARLVALAMDLGLAKEKLTENPQAAARMVDEAHGEVKIALQELRDLARGIHPAVLTDRGLDAALSSVASRCAVPVRVAVDLPARPAAAIEGIAYFTVSELLQNVSKHARARSASVDVWKSGERLLIQVADDGRGGAGPREGTGLAGLTDRLDAVDGVLVVDSPAGGGTTVTAELPWRP; this is translated from the coding sequence ATGGACAACGGCAAGGGCGGGGTCGGCGCGGCGCTGCGGGCTCCGGTGTCGGGGCGGACCTGGCGGGAGTTCGGTTACCTGCTGATCGGGCTGCCGCTGAGCACGCTGTACTTCTCGCTCGCCATCACCGGAGTGAGCCTGGGCGCCGGACTGCTCGTCACCTTCCTCGGGGTTCCGGTGCTCGCCGGGATGCTCGCCATGTGCCGCGGGTTCGGCCGGCTGGAGCGGGCCCGGGTGCGCGCGCTGCTCGGGGCGGACATCGCCGAGCCCGCGCCGATCCGGGCCCGGAAGGCCGGACCGCTGGCCGCCATGGGCGCGCTGCTCAAGAGCGGGAGCGCCTGGCGGCACGCGTTCTACTCGGTGATCCACTTTCCGTGGGCGGTGTTCTCGTTCTGCCTGGCGCTGACGCTGTGGGCGGCAGGCTGGGGCTACCTGCTGTACCCGCTCTGGTTCTGGGTCTTCCCGGCCTACACCGACCAGCCCGGTCTGCAGCTCTTCCAGAACGACGACTACTCCTTCTACCTCGACTCACCCGTGGAGATCGCCCTCACCTGCCTCATCGGGCTGGCCGTCACCCTCGCCACCCCCTGGGTGATCCGGGCGCTGACGACCGTCGACCGGGTCATGGTCGGCGGGCTGCTCGGGCCGTCCAGCCTGGCCACCCGCGTCAGCGAGCTGGAGTCCGACCGCGGGGTGGTCGTGGACACCGCCGCCGCCGACCTGCGGCGCATCGAGCGGGACCTGCACGACGGGGCGCAGGCCCGGCTGGTGGCCCTGGCGATGGACCTGGGGCTGGCGAAGGAGAAGCTGACCGAGAACCCGCAGGCCGCCGCCCGCATGGTGGACGAGGCGCACGGCGAGGTGAAGATCGCCCTCCAGGAGCTGCGGGACCTGGCCCGCGGGATCCACCCGGCCGTGCTGACCGACCGCGGGCTGGACGCGGCGCTGTCCTCGGTGGCCTCGCGGTGCGCGGTGCCGGTGCGGGTGGCCGTGGACCTGCCGGCCCGGCCCGCGGCGGCGATCGAGGGGATCGCGTACTTCACGGTCTCGGAGCTGCTGCAGAACGTCAGCAAGCACGCACGCGCCCGGTCGGCCTCGGTGGACGTGTGGAAGTCCGGGGAGCGGCTGCTGATCCAGGTCGCCGATGACGGCCGGGGCGGGGCCGGGCCGCGGGAGGGGACGGGGCTGGCGGGGCTGACCGATCGGCTGGACGCCGTGGACGGGGTGCTGGTCGTCGACTCCCCCGCCGGTGGCGGGACGACGGTCACGGCCGAGCTGCCCTGGCGCCCGTAG
- a CDS encoding sensor histidine kinase has product MTTSHAIPDNDRPPPVRAVFSAVTWKEIAYLLSNLPLAIVGFVYAVVMVSTAGGLSVTAVGIPLLACGLYLSRQLGRLDRARARGLLGVRVDEPTPIPGPKRSGGFFPWLWTSIKDPVGWRTVLYQLIRLPWGVLTFTVALTGLFVLWPVLPYLVRLMANVDRAMVRGLLSPSDDLERRIAELESDRGVVVDTAAADLRRIERDLHDGAQARLVALAMGLGLAKEKLLEDPEGAAAMVDEAHGEVKLALQELRDLARGIHPAVLTDRGLDAALSSVAARCVVPVKVAVDLPPERPAEAIEGIAYFVVSELLQNVSKHAGVEARGATVEVWRSGARLMIRVSDDGRGGASPSGGSGLAGLAERLGAVDGVLVVDSPVGAGTVVTAELPWRDRG; this is encoded by the coding sequence ATGACCACGAGCCATGCCATTCCCGACAACGATCGCCCTCCCCCGGTACGCGCCGTCTTCAGCGCCGTGACGTGGAAGGAGATCGCCTATCTGCTGAGCAACCTGCCGCTGGCGATCGTCGGATTTGTTTACGCGGTTGTCATGGTTTCCACCGCGGGCGGTCTTTCCGTGACCGCGGTCGGAATTCCGCTGCTGGCGTGCGGTCTGTATCTGTCTCGGCAATTGGGACGGCTGGACCGGGCACGCGCACGCGGACTGCTGGGCGTACGGGTGGACGAGCCGACCCCGATCCCCGGGCCGAAGCGGTCCGGCGGATTCTTCCCCTGGCTGTGGACGAGCATCAAGGACCCCGTCGGATGGCGGACGGTGCTGTACCAGCTGATCCGGCTGCCGTGGGGAGTACTCACCTTCACGGTAGCGCTGACCGGCCTGTTCGTGCTGTGGCCGGTGCTGCCGTACCTGGTGCGGCTGATGGCGAACGTGGACCGCGCGATGGTACGGGGGCTGCTGTCGCCCTCCGACGACCTGGAGCGGCGGATCGCCGAGCTGGAATCGGACCGGGGCGTGGTGGTCGACACCGCGGCGGCCGACCTGCGGCGCATCGAGCGGGACCTGCACGACGGGGCGCAGGCCCGGCTGGTGGCGCTGGCGATGGGGCTCGGCCTGGCGAAGGAGAAGCTGCTGGAGGACCCGGAGGGCGCGGCGGCGATGGTCGACGAGGCGCACGGGGAGGTGAAGCTGGCCCTCCAGGAGCTGCGGGACCTCGCGCGGGGGATCCATCCGGCGGTGCTGACGGACCGGGGCCTGGACGCGGCGCTGTCGTCGGTGGCGGCGCGGTGCGTGGTGCCGGTGAAGGTGGCGGTGGATCTTCCGCCGGAGCGGCCGGCGGAGGCGATCGAGGGGATCGCGTACTTCGTGGTGTCCGAGCTGCTGCAGAACGTGAGCAAGCACGCGGGGGTGGAGGCGCGGGGCGCGACGGTGGAGGTGTGGCGGTCGGGGGCCAGGCTGATGATCCGGGTGTCGGACGACGGCCGGGGCGGAGCCAGTCCCTCCGGGGGGAGTGGGCTGGCGGGGCTCGCGGAGCGGCTGGGCGCGGTGGACGGGGTGCTGGTGGTGGACTCGCCGGTGGGTGCGGGGACCGTGGTCACGGCCGAGCTGCCGTGGCGTGACCGGGGGTAG
- a CDS encoding NADH-quinone oxidoreductase subunit A translates to MPEPTVATVTVLAADYFRSYSVVGLLAALGVLFVAVAFGAGRLLRPVVPTPEKLLTYECGVDPVGEGWAHTQVRYYVYAFLYVIFAVDSIFLFPWATVFAAAGYGATTLVEMFIFLGFLAVGLLYAYKKGVLEWT, encoded by the coding sequence GTGCCCGAACCAACGGTAGCGACCGTAACCGTGCTCGCGGCGGACTACTTCCGGAGTTATTCGGTCGTCGGTCTCCTGGCCGCCCTCGGTGTGCTCTTCGTGGCCGTCGCCTTCGGCGCGGGCCGCCTGCTGCGGCCCGTCGTCCCGACCCCTGAGAAGCTGCTGACCTACGAATGCGGCGTGGACCCGGTCGGCGAGGGCTGGGCGCACACCCAGGTCCGCTACTACGTCTACGCCTTCCTCTACGTCATCTTCGCCGTCGACTCGATCTTCCTGTTCCCGTGGGCGACGGTGTTCGCCGCCGCCGGTTACGGCGCCACGACGCTGGTGGAGATGTTCATCTTCCTGGGCTTCCTGGCCGTCGGCCTGCTCTATGCGTACAAGAAGGGCGTCCTCGAATGGACGTGA
- a CDS encoding NADH-quinone oxidoreductase subunit B gives MDVTPAVTPTEGVLLPEPKRLGVLSRLAPEPMKVVLNWGRRYSLWVFNFGLACCAIEFIAASMARHDFIRLGVIPFAPGPRQADLMIVSGTVTDKMAPAVKRLYEQMPEPKYVISFGACSNCGGPYWDSYSVTKGVDQIIPVDVYVPGCPPRPEALLQGILKLQEKIARESLAERYAAGPSVSQLTSGLVTPPPAPAQGDGA, from the coding sequence ATGGACGTGACACCGGCTGTGACGCCGACCGAGGGCGTGCTGCTCCCGGAGCCCAAGCGCCTCGGAGTTCTCTCCCGCCTGGCCCCGGAACCGATGAAGGTGGTCCTGAACTGGGGCCGCCGGTACAGCCTGTGGGTCTTCAACTTCGGCCTTGCCTGCTGCGCGATCGAGTTCATCGCAGCGTCCATGGCCCGGCACGACTTCATCCGGCTCGGCGTGATCCCGTTCGCGCCCGGCCCCCGCCAGGCGGACCTCATGATCGTCTCGGGCACCGTCACGGACAAGATGGCCCCGGCGGTGAAGCGGCTCTACGAGCAGATGCCGGAGCCGAAGTACGTCATCTCCTTCGGCGCCTGTTCCAACTGCGGCGGCCCCTACTGGGACTCGTACTCGGTGACGAAGGGCGTCGACCAGATCATCCCGGTCGACGTCTACGTACCGGGCTGCCCGCCGCGTCCCGAAGCCCTCCTGCAGGGCATCCTCAAGCTCCAGGAGAAGATCGCCCGCGAGTCGCTGGCCGAGCGTTACGCGGCCGGGCCGTCGGTCTCCCAGCTGACGAGCGGCCTGGTCACGCCGCCGCCCGCACCCGCGCAGGGGGACGGCGCATGA